The stretch of DNA GAGCTTCCGTCTTCTGAAATAAAATCCGAAATTTCTAAATCAACTTTATTTATAGAATCGTTACTCCATAAAACCATTTGGGCAGAAACTCGCTCACCTTTCCAGGCTTCATCTTCCCAAGAATTACGTTGTTCAATTTTTGGAATGACACTTTTTACAAAACGGTTATCTTTAGAAGTGATTGATGCGTGTAAACCTTTTTCAACAGTCAGCCAATTTTCATCGGCTTTAGGAGACGGGTCTTGTGGTTCTACATAAGTTTGGGCTATTACAATATCTTTTTGTTGTTGACAGCTAATGGATAAACTAATGCATAAAGCAAATAATATATATTTCATCTTGATATATTTAGTTATTATAATTATTAAGTACGTCTTGGTTATCAGGCCAAGGCACTATTTGATTTGTATTAGTGTTTGTTGGCATTTGAGCATTTACACTTCTTAAATAGTCCCCTAATTCTTGAGCCAATGCTTTAAGCTTTATAATTTCTTTTGAAGCTAAATTTGATGTTTCGCCAATATCATTAGTAATATTAAATAATTCAAAATGGCTATCCATATGATAATAAATTAATTTCCAATCACCCTTTCTTATGGTACTTGTCGCACCTATTCCTGGTCCAGATGGTCCCCAATTATTAGGATAATGCCAAAACAAAGCTCTATTATTGTTATTTTGCTTTTCTCCTTTTAAAATGGAAGAAAAACTTTTTCCATCAACCTGTTGAACCGTTTTATAATTTGATATTCCAGCTAGCTCAATAATGGTAGGGAAGAAATCTTCAATAATTACAAAATCATCAGTACTTGTATTTTTTTTAGTAATTCCTGGCCATTTTACAATCATAGGCTCTCTTATTCCTCCTTCATGAGCAGAACCTTTTCCACTTGAAAGCGGTTTGTTATGTGTATGTACTTTGCCTCCTCTAGCTACTGCACTCAGACCTCCATTATCTGACATAAATAAAATAATGGTATTATCTGAAACACCTTTCTTATCAAGATAATCCATAATATCACCTAAGCTCTTATCCATACCTTCAACCATAGAAGCATATTTTGCTTCTGTTGGATGCAGGCCTTGATCTATGTACTTTTGTTCGAATCTGGGATCTCCTTGTATAGGGGTATGCACTGCGTAATGTGCCATGTACAAATAAAAAGGCTCTTTTTTGTCAATAGCTTTATCCATAGCAGAAATAGCTTCTTGGGTTAAAGCTTCAGTTAAAAACACATCTTTTCCAGAGTATTTTTCCAAACCAGGAACATCCCAAATACTATTTTTATTAATATCTTTTTTAAAATTTTGAATGCCATAATAGCTTCCGGGAGCTCCCGCTGCATGTCCGGCGATATTGATATCAAAACCAAAATTGATAGGGTCTTCGCCCGGAGTATCCGCTGCACCAAAATGGGCCTTACCTGCATGAATAGTTAAATAACCATTATCTTTTAAAACCTGAGGCAACGCTGTAATGTGCGTAGAACGTTCTATAGAATCTGTTGGTTGAATACCATTTAAATTCCATTCCGGCATAGATAACCCCTTAGGAGGCCTTACCTCTGAAATTCCTCTTTTAAGTGTCCAATTGGTAACCCGATGTCTTGCGGCATTCATCCCAGACATTAAGCTTACTCGTGTTGGTGAGCACACTGCCGTAGCGTATGCCTGTGTGAATTTCATTCCTTCACTTGCCAGACGCTCCATGTTAGGTGTTTGATACAGGTTATTGAAAGTTGTTTTTTCTTTCCAAAAAGGCACAGAAGTATCCTGCCACCCCATATCGTCTATCATAAATAGAACAATATTTGGGCTACTTATGGACTCTTTTTCTATTACTTTATCATTACCCTGACTATATTTACATGTCAATAAAAACAAACACAAACTAACAGGCAAAAGCATCTTAAAATATCTCATTATCTATAGCAATTTTAATATTAAATAGCACATATTGTTACTAACTTATTTTTCTTGGTTTTTTAGGCACACTCTTTTTTCAATATGGTATTGAAGTCTTTTAAGCTACCCAGTCAAGCTGAGCACATGTTTTTATAATTGGCTGCAAAATGCTCTTTCATCCCCACATTTTGTCTTTTTATTACTCTGTAGCGATGCTATGCTGTTCAAAAAAGACTTCATTTGGGAATGAAATTACTATTTTTCGCTTCAATCAAAAAAGCTTAAACTACTTCATTTAATACAAATTAGCATTCTATATTCAATCTTTAATTTCAATCTCATAACGTATTAAATATGGCCAAATATTATTAGCTGTATCTCCATAAATCATAGAAATACCCCATTTTATATTTTCTCTTTGATTTTTTTCTCCTTTAAAATCATCAAACCTAAAATATCCTGGCGCTTTAGGATATTCGTCAGCTATTTTTCCTATTATAGAAAAGTTAACACCATCTTTTGCATATTGTAACGTTCTACCTTCTGCTCCATGATTAGAAAGCATTGTCATGACACCTTCTTTATAAGGCCAAACCATCACTTCGTGCCCGCCGTTGGTAATAGGGTTTTTTTCGTATTTCAAATAAGGTCCGTCAGGTTTATCGGCAATAGCAACACCCATTTTGGTATGTTTGGGCCCATCGACTCCATATTTTGAAGATCTCCCTTTGTAGTACAACCAATACTTTTTGTTTCTATACAATATACATGCATCGTCTATTCTGTAACTATCAAAATCATCTTCATTATTACTTATTTCCAAAATAGGTTTATTTGAAACTTTTACAAATGGTCCCTCTGGTGAATCTGATACCATTAAGCCTAGTGCCGTAATATCATTGATTGCATTATTCTCAAAATTGCCATCAGGATTTCCTGGAGTTGATTTTACACCTGTATAAAACAAATAATATTTGTTATTTGCTTTTAAAACATTGGGCGTAAATACACTAAAAGCGTCCCAAGTACCTTGTGTTCCTTTTGGAATCGCCTCTCCTTTTTCTTCCCAACTAATGCCATCTTTAGAAATAGCATACCAAATAGATGCATTGTAACCACTAAACCCTTTGTCTGTTTTTGTGTACCATATATAATATTGATTGTTTGCAAAAATAATATCACTTGGATCTCTACGCGTAATACCTTGTTCTGCTCCAATATTAGTTAAATTCGTGTATTTATACGCAACCGTTTTTAAAACTTCTTCTTTTATATCTGATGCTTTTTCTTCTTGT from Flavivirga spongiicola encodes:
- a CDS encoding sulfatase translates to MRYFKMLLPVSLCLFLLTCKYSQGNDKVIEKESISSPNIVLFMIDDMGWQDTSVPFWKEKTTFNNLYQTPNMERLASEGMKFTQAYATAVCSPTRVSLMSGMNAARHRVTNWTLKRGISEVRPPKGLSMPEWNLNGIQPTDSIERSTHITALPQVLKDNGYLTIHAGKAHFGAADTPGEDPINFGFDINIAGHAAGAPGSYYGIQNFKKDINKNSIWDVPGLEKYSGKDVFLTEALTQEAISAMDKAIDKKEPFYLYMAHYAVHTPIQGDPRFEQKYIDQGLHPTEAKYASMVEGMDKSLGDIMDYLDKKGVSDNTIILFMSDNGGLSAVARGGKVHTHNKPLSSGKGSAHEGGIREPMIVKWPGITKKNTSTDDFVIIEDFFPTIIELAGISNYKTVQQVDGKSFSSILKGEKQNNNNRALFWHYPNNWGPSGPGIGATSTIRKGDWKLIYYHMDSHFELFNITNDIGETSNLASKEIIKLKALAQELGDYLRSVNAQMPTNTNTNQIVPWPDNQDVLNNYNN
- a CDS encoding family 43 glycosylhydrolase, yielding MKNSNLILIIMTLLVSNSCKKYQQEEKASDIKEEVLKTVAYKYTNLTNIGAEQGITRRDPSDIIFANNQYYIWYTKTDKGFSGYNASIWYAISKDGISWEEKGEAIPKGTQGTWDAFSVFTPNVLKANNKYYLFYTGVKSTPGNPDGNFENNAINDITALGLMVSDSPEGPFVKVSNKPILEISNNEDDFDSYRIDDACILYRNKKYWLYYKGRSSKYGVDGPKHTKMGVAIADKPDGPYLKYEKNPITNGGHEVMVWPYKEGVMTMLSNHGAEGRTLQYAKDGVNFSIIGKIADEYPKAPGYFRFDDFKGEKNQRENIKWGISMIYGDTANNIWPYLIRYEIEIKD